Proteins encoded together in one Carya illinoinensis cultivar Pawnee chromosome 3, C.illinoinensisPawnee_v1, whole genome shotgun sequence window:
- the LOC122303472 gene encoding chromatin assembly factor 1 subunit FAS2, with protein MKGGTVQINWHDTKPVLTADFHPLSGILATGGADYDIKLWLINSGAAQTKGPTASYQNSLSYHSSAVNVLRFSPSGEQLASGADGGELVIWKLHPTDTGQTWKVFKTLSFHRKDVLDLQWSANGAFLISGSVDNSCIVWDMSKGSVHQILDSHSHYVQGVAWDPLAKYVASLSSDRTCRIYINKPQAKTKGMEKINYVCQNVITKAEQPSVDDSKSVKNHLFHDETLPSFFRRLAWSPDGSFLLVPAGSYKISPASETVNTAYIFSRKDLSRPALQLPGASKPIVVVRFCPVVFSLRGSNPATHFKLPYRLIFAVATLNSLYIYDTESVPPIAILAGLHYAAITDITWSPEGHYLALSSQDGYCTLLEFEHDELGSPISLSEETKVTGDENRDPVQKPEEMIIDVTKSDAAAESTTSEPGKNEGKLASPSSTSTPISNKPAKRRITPMAIDP; from the exons ATGAAGGGTGGGACGGTTCAGATCAACTGGCACGACACCAAGCCAGTCCTAACAGCTGATTTCCACCCTCTCTCCGGCATCCTTGCCACCGGTGGCGCCGATTACGACATCAAG CTCTGGTTAATAAATTCAGGTGCAGCGCAGACGAAAGGCCCCACAGCTTCCTATCAAAATAGCCTTTCTTACCACAGTTCTGCTGTAAATGTCCTTCGGTTCTCTCCTTCTG GAGAACAACTCGCATCCGGTGCTGATG GAGGTGAACTGGTCATTTGGAAGTTACACCCCACAGACACAGGTCAAACATGGAAGGTTTTCAAGACTTTATC ATTTCACAGGAAGGATGTCCTGGACCTGCAGTGGTCTGCCAATGGTGCATTTCTTATTTCTGGGTCTGTTGATAATTCTTGCATCGTGTGGGATATGAGCAAAG GTTCTGTCCATCAGATCTTGGATTCCCACTCCCATTATGTTCAAGGTGTTGCATGGGATCCACTTGCCAAGTATGTGGCTTCCCTTAGTTCTGATAGAACTTGCcgtatttatattaacaaaccTCAAGCAAAAACTAAAGGCATGGAAAAGATTAATTATGTTTGTCAAAATGTCATTACAAAGGCAGAACAGCCATCAGTAGATGATTCTAAG TCTGTAAAAAACCATCTTTTCCACGATGAAACGTTGCCATCTTTCTTCCGAAGATTAGCCTGGTCACCTGATGGGTCATTTTTACTTGTGCCTGCAG GTTCTTACAAGATTTCACCTGCATCTGAAACAGTAAATACAGCTTACATATTTTCCAGAAAGGATCTCTCGAG GCCTGCTCTACAACTTCCAGGTGCCAGTAAACCCATCGTGGTGGTTCGTTTCTGTCCCGTAGTTTTTAGCCTCCGGGGATCTAATCCAG CTACACACTTTAAGCTCCCTTATCGCCTCATTTTTGCGGTTGCTACTTTGAATTCTTTATACATTTATGACACGGAGAGTGTTCCTCCAATTGCAATACTGGCCGGTCTTCACTATGCAGCCATAACGGACATTACGTG GTCACCTGAAGGCCATTACTTGGCATTATCCTCCCAAGATGGTTACTGTACGTTACTAGAATTTGAGCACGACGAACTGGGATCGCCCATCTCTTTATCAG AAGAAACAAAAGTCACGGGTGATGAGAATAGGGACCCTGTTCAGAAGCCAGAGGAGATGATAATTGATGTAACTAAGAGCGATGCTGCAGCAGAGAGCACTACATCAGAACCAGGAAAGAATGAAGGGAAACTAGCATCACCAAGCTCAACAAGTACTCCCATCTCAAATAAACCAGCTAAGAGGCGTATTACTCCCATGGCAATTGATCCTTGA
- the LOC122303473 gene encoding protein trichome berefringence-like 7 isoform X2 yields MNMTEMMTSFNRSVSFKRSASLGRRAPSVTSPRVRRLSWVSRKFHVLVVIGSLISFIIAIGCGYLFLLPSFSQAFHDYDTSKFNGTFSSCNVFNGSWVQDDSYPLYNATECPFVEQGFNCLGNGRNDKDYLRWRWKPKTCDILRFKVRNVLEKFRNKRVVFVGDSMSRTQWESLICLLMTGVENKTSVYEMNGNKITKQIRFLGVRFSSFNFTIEFFRSVFLVQQGWMPKHAPKRVKSTLKLDKLDNISTHWINSDVLIFNTGQWWVPGKLFETGCYFQVGNSLKLGMPILTAFRTALGTWASWVEKNINTNRTQVFFRTFEPSHWGCQSASKTSLGVFFHVSSVIVASVSHT; encoded by the exons ATGAATATGACTGAGATGATGACTAGTTTCAATAGGAGTGTATCCTTCAAACGCAGTGCGTCACTCGGCCGGAGGGCCCCGAGTGTCACAAGCCCAAGGGTCCGGCGGTTGAGCTGGGTCTCCCGCAAATTTCATGTTCTTGTGGTGATTGGGTCTTTGATTTCATTCATCATAGCAATTGGTTGCGGTTATCTGTTTCTCCTCCCAAGTTTCAGCCAGGCTTTTCATGACTATGATACATCCAAATTTAATGGTACGTTTAGTAGTTGCAATGTTTTTAATGGAAGTTGGGTGCAGGATGATAGTTACCCATTGTACAATGCTACGGAATGTCCCTTTGTTGAACAAGGATTCAATTGCTTGGGAAATGGGCGGAATGATAAAGATTATCTGAGATGGAGGTGGAAGCCCAAGACTTGTGATATTCTGAGGTTTAAGGTGCGGAATGTATTAGAAAAGTTTAGAAACAAAAGAGTTGTTTTTGTTGGTGATTCTATGAGCCGAACACAGTGGGAGTCTCTGATATGCTTGCTTATGACAGGTGTAGAGAATAAGACAAGTGTCTACGAAATGAATGGGAATAAGATTACAAAGCAGATTAGATTTTTAGGTGTTCGGTTTAGTTCCTTCAACTTTACTATCGAGTTCTTCCGTTCAGTTTTCCTGGTGCAGCAGGGTTGGATGCCTAAACATGCACCAAAGAGGGTCAAGTCCACGCTTAAATTGGACAAGTTAGATAACATTAGCACCCATTGGATTAACTCAGATGTTCTCATATTCAACACAGGACAATGGTGGGTGCCAGGGAAGCTTTTTGAAAC TGGTTGTTATTTCCAGGTTGGAAACTCTTTAAAGCTTGGAATGCCAATTCTCACTGCCTTCAGAACTGCACTAGGCACTTGGGCATCATGGGTTGAGAAAAATATCAACACAAATCGAACACAAGTCTTCTTTCGAACTTTTGAGCCGTCTCACTGGGG ttGCCAATCAGCCTCAAAAACTTCTTTAGGAGTATTCTTCCATGTCAGTTCAGTAATAGTTGCCAGTGTCAGCCATACTTGA
- the LOC122303473 gene encoding protein trichome berefringence-like 7 isoform X1 → MNMTEMMTSFNRSVSFKRSASLGRRAPSVTSPRVRRLSWVSRKFHVLVVIGSLISFIIAIGCGYLFLLPSFSQAFHDYDTSKFNGTFSSCNVFNGSWVQDDSYPLYNATECPFVEQGFNCLGNGRNDKDYLRWRWKPKTCDILRFKVRNVLEKFRNKRVVFVGDSMSRTQWESLICLLMTGVENKTSVYEMNGNKITKQIRFLGVRFSSFNFTIEFFRSVFLVQQGWMPKHAPKRVKSTLKLDKLDNISTHWINSDVLIFNTGQWWVPGKLFETGCYFQVGNSLKLGMPILTAFRTALGTWASWVEKNINTNRTQVFFRTFEPSHWGDQTRRICNVTQNPLSEARGRDQSLFSDTVLEVVKNMKVPITVLHITSMSALRSDAHVGNWSDSPFTPDCSHWCLPGVPDVWNEIILSYLLTD, encoded by the exons ATGAATATGACTGAGATGATGACTAGTTTCAATAGGAGTGTATCCTTCAAACGCAGTGCGTCACTCGGCCGGAGGGCCCCGAGTGTCACAAGCCCAAGGGTCCGGCGGTTGAGCTGGGTCTCCCGCAAATTTCATGTTCTTGTGGTGATTGGGTCTTTGATTTCATTCATCATAGCAATTGGTTGCGGTTATCTGTTTCTCCTCCCAAGTTTCAGCCAGGCTTTTCATGACTATGATACATCCAAATTTAATGGTACGTTTAGTAGTTGCAATGTTTTTAATGGAAGTTGGGTGCAGGATGATAGTTACCCATTGTACAATGCTACGGAATGTCCCTTTGTTGAACAAGGATTCAATTGCTTGGGAAATGGGCGGAATGATAAAGATTATCTGAGATGGAGGTGGAAGCCCAAGACTTGTGATATTCTGAGGTTTAAGGTGCGGAATGTATTAGAAAAGTTTAGAAACAAAAGAGTTGTTTTTGTTGGTGATTCTATGAGCCGAACACAGTGGGAGTCTCTGATATGCTTGCTTATGACAGGTGTAGAGAATAAGACAAGTGTCTACGAAATGAATGGGAATAAGATTACAAAGCAGATTAGATTTTTAGGTGTTCGGTTTAGTTCCTTCAACTTTACTATCGAGTTCTTCCGTTCAGTTTTCCTGGTGCAGCAGGGTTGGATGCCTAAACATGCACCAAAGAGGGTCAAGTCCACGCTTAAATTGGACAAGTTAGATAACATTAGCACCCATTGGATTAACTCAGATGTTCTCATATTCAACACAGGACAATGGTGGGTGCCAGGGAAGCTTTTTGAAAC TGGTTGTTATTTCCAGGTTGGAAACTCTTTAAAGCTTGGAATGCCAATTCTCACTGCCTTCAGAACTGCACTAGGCACTTGGGCATCATGGGTTGAGAAAAATATCAACACAAATCGAACACAAGTCTTCTTTCGAACTTTTGAGCCGTCTCACTGGGG TGATCAAACTCGTAGGATTTGTAATGTGACCCAGAACCCACTATCAGAAGCTAGAGGAAGAGACCAAAGTCTATTTTCAGACACTGTATTGGAGGTGGTAAAGAATATGAAAGTTCCAATAACTGTTCTGCACATAACTTCCATGTCAGCTCTGCGAAGTGATGCACACGTGGGTAACTGGAGTGACAGCCCATTTACACCTGATTGTAGCCACTGGTGTCTACCAGGAGTACCTGATGTGTGGAATGAAATTATCCTCTCATACCTTCTTACCGACTAA